The following are from one region of the Candidatus Deferrimicrobium borealis genome:
- a CDS encoding CarD family transcriptional regulator: protein MAVYPAHGVGIVEKIETKCFNDGKKESFYVLRILDTGITIMIPMGNAEQVGLRAIMDASAVRSVYKILKEREVELEPKPWNRRYRMYMEKLKSGSPFDIAEVLRNLLLLKNGKALSFGERKMLDSARSLLVKEISIAKSVTEAVVEADLRRFLNL from the coding sequence ATGGCAGTTTACCCCGCTCACGGGGTCGGCATCGTCGAGAAGATCGAGACGAAGTGCTTCAACGACGGCAAGAAGGAATCGTTTTACGTCCTGAGGATCCTCGACACGGGGATCACCATCATGATCCCGATGGGCAACGCGGAACAGGTCGGTCTTCGGGCGATCATGGACGCCTCGGCGGTCCGCTCCGTCTACAAGATCCTGAAGGAACGCGAGGTGGAGCTCGAGCCGAAGCCGTGGAACCGGCGGTACCGGATGTACATGGAAAAGCTCAAGTCCGGGTCTCCCTTCGATATCGCCGAGGTGCTTCGCAACCTGCTGCTCCTGAAAAACGGGAAGGCCCTCTCCTTCGGCGAACGGAAGATGCTGGACTCGGCGCGTTCCCTGCTCGTGAAGGAGATCTCCATCGCGAAATCCGTCACGGAGGCGGTCGTCGAGGCGGACCTTCGCCGGTTCCTGAACCTGTAA
- a CDS encoding DUF362 domain-containing protein: MQSTVWFTDLSARPGNSLIDKTGALLRAAGVRERIGRGALTAVKLHFGEKGNTAFIRPIFVRKVVEEIAAAGGRPFLTDTNTLYVGTRSNAVDHLNTAVTNGFAWAVAGAPLVIADGLRGESAVRVPIEGKIFHEVPIGAGIFHADALVVVTHFKGHELSGFGGTLKNLGMGCASRAGKLSQHSSVSPTVDPSGCTGCGTCVVHCPSGAIAVVAEKAAISGESCIGCADCIVVCPEGTVNVDWNEASTTVQRKMAEHALGAVSGKRSSSLFLSFVTQVSPYCDCYGHNDRPVAPDVGILASDDPVALDQACVDLVIQASGIDPFRAAHPSVDWSIQLSCAEELGLGTRDYRLETL; this comes from the coding sequence ATGCAGTCAACCGTCTGGTTCACGGACCTTTCCGCGCGCCCGGGGAACAGCCTGATCGACAAGACGGGGGCGCTCCTGCGGGCGGCCGGCGTCCGGGAGCGGATCGGACGGGGAGCCCTGACCGCCGTCAAGCTCCACTTCGGAGAGAAGGGGAACACCGCCTTCATCCGCCCGATCTTCGTCCGAAAAGTCGTCGAGGAGATCGCTGCCGCCGGGGGGAGGCCGTTCCTGACCGACACCAACACGCTTTACGTCGGCACCCGGAGCAACGCGGTCGATCACCTGAACACCGCGGTCACGAACGGCTTCGCCTGGGCCGTCGCGGGGGCGCCCCTCGTCATCGCGGACGGACTCCGCGGGGAAAGCGCCGTCCGGGTGCCCATCGAAGGGAAGATCTTTCACGAGGTGCCGATCGGCGCCGGGATCTTCCACGCGGATGCGTTGGTCGTGGTCACCCACTTCAAGGGGCACGAACTCTCCGGGTTCGGGGGCACCCTGAAGAACCTCGGGATGGGTTGCGCGTCGCGCGCCGGAAAGCTTTCCCAGCACTCCTCCGTGTCCCCCACCGTCGATCCCTCGGGGTGCACGGGGTGCGGGACGTGCGTCGTCCACTGCCCGTCGGGTGCGATCGCCGTCGTGGCGGAAAAAGCGGCGATCTCCGGGGAATCGTGCATCGGGTGCGCGGACTGCATCGTCGTCTGCCCCGAGGGGACGGTGAACGTGGACTGGAACGAGGCATCCACGACGGTACAGCGGAAGATGGCCGAGCACGCGCTCGGTGCCGTCTCGGGGAAGCGGTCGTCTTCCCTGTTCCTCTCCTTCGTCACCCAGGTGTCCCCGTACTGCGACTGCTACGGTCACAACGACCGACCGGTCGCGCCCGACGTGGGGATTCTCGCCTCCGACGACCCCGTGGCGCTCGACCAGGCGTGCGTCGATCTCGTGATCCAGGCATCCGGGATCGACCCGTTCCGGGCGGCGCACCCTTCCGTGGACTGGTCCATCCAGCTTTCCTGCGCCGAGGAACTGGGCCTGGGCACCCGCGACTACCGGCTGGAGACCCTGTGA
- a CDS encoding acyl-CoA dehydratase activase: MTARRTLYAGIDIGSLSTDVVLLDGTLAVVGSAITATGASTRKAAREALDAALRAGEATEREIAFTVATGYGRDSAERADQRVTEITCHARGARRLFPGALTVLDIGGQDCKVIRLGPDGKVSDFAMNDKCAAGTGRFLEVMARTLEMDLERMGERSLLATRSLPVSSTCTVFAESEVVSLIASGAAPEEIAWGVHLAISERIAALAERLGMVSPAVLTGGVAKNPAARKALEDRFRLRFLVPDEPQLTGALGAALIAFERSRTPPH, from the coding sequence GTGACCGCTCGTCGGACGCTCTACGCCGGGATCGACATCGGTTCCCTCTCCACCGACGTGGTCCTGCTCGACGGGACCCTCGCGGTCGTCGGGTCGGCCATCACCGCCACCGGCGCCTCGACGCGGAAAGCGGCCCGGGAGGCGCTCGACGCCGCGCTCCGGGCCGGAGAGGCGACGGAGCGGGAGATCGCCTTCACCGTCGCGACGGGGTACGGAAGGGATTCGGCCGAGAGGGCCGACCAGCGCGTCACGGAGATCACGTGTCACGCCCGGGGGGCGAGGCGCCTCTTCCCCGGAGCGCTCACCGTCCTCGACATCGGCGGGCAGGACTGCAAGGTGATCCGGCTGGGTCCGGACGGGAAAGTCTCCGACTTCGCCATGAACGACAAGTGCGCGGCCGGAACCGGGAGGTTCCTCGAGGTGATGGCCAGGACGCTCGAGATGGACCTGGAGCGGATGGGGGAGCGCTCCCTCCTCGCCACCCGGTCGCTCCCGGTGAGCTCCACCTGCACGGTCTTCGCGGAATCGGAGGTGGTGTCCCTCATCGCCTCGGGAGCCGCGCCGGAGGAGATCGCCTGGGGCGTGCACCTCGCGATCTCGGAGCGGATCGCCGCCCTCGCGGAGCGGCTCGGGATGGTTTCCCCCGCGGTGCTGACCGGCGGCGTGGCGAAGAACCCGGCCGCGCGGAAGGCGCTCGAGGACCGGTTCCGGTTGCGCTTCCTGGTGCCGGACGAGCCGCAGCTCACCGGCGCGCTGGGAGCGGCGCTCATCGCCTTCGAGCGGAGCCGCACCCCTCCTCACTGA
- a CDS encoding aminotransferase class V-fold PLP-dependent enzyme — MPIDVEPIRAAEFPVIENFLYFNHAGVSPIPARSAEAGIAMLRLARDEGAYRLRKWEELANETRGRFARIVGASPDEVAFVKNTSEGLSFVAAGFPWKEGDNLVTANVEYPSNVYPWMRLRTRNVEVRMVPAREGKVRKEDLFAACDGKTRLITLSSVEFLNGYRNDLPGIGEYCQKHGIFFCVDGIQSVGVLPMDVKSFGIDALSADGHKWLLSPEGIGGFYISRDVMEMVEPVILGWHSVKNRFDFENYDFRLSPDARRYEPGSMNTVGLSAFNASLELLLSLGVDRIWERVRRLTERVRERAAEEGCKLVSPDHPEERSGIVTFRVPEADNAALWRALLNRKAVCSHRAGGIRVSPHFYNTPEEIDRFFAILREERSRS; from the coding sequence TTGCCGATCGACGTCGAGCCGATCCGGGCCGCGGAATTTCCGGTCATCGAGAATTTCCTGTACTTCAACCACGCGGGCGTCTCGCCCATCCCGGCGCGCTCCGCCGAGGCCGGGATCGCCATGTTGCGGCTCGCCCGGGACGAGGGAGCGTACCGCCTCCGGAAATGGGAGGAACTTGCCAACGAGACCCGGGGCCGGTTCGCGCGGATCGTCGGCGCTTCCCCGGACGAGGTCGCCTTCGTGAAGAACACCTCCGAGGGGCTTTCCTTCGTCGCGGCCGGTTTCCCGTGGAAGGAAGGGGACAACCTGGTCACGGCGAACGTCGAGTACCCCTCCAACGTGTACCCCTGGATGCGCCTGCGGACGCGAAACGTGGAGGTTCGGATGGTCCCCGCGCGGGAGGGGAAGGTGCGGAAAGAGGATCTGTTCGCCGCCTGCGACGGGAAGACCCGCCTGATCACCCTCTCGTCCGTGGAGTTCCTGAACGGCTACCGGAACGACCTGCCGGGAATCGGGGAGTATTGCCAGAAGCACGGGATCTTCTTCTGCGTCGACGGAATCCAGTCGGTCGGCGTCCTCCCGATGGACGTGAAGTCGTTCGGCATCGACGCCCTCTCCGCGGACGGTCACAAATGGCTTCTTTCGCCGGAAGGGATCGGCGGCTTCTACATCTCCCGGGACGTCATGGAGATGGTCGAGCCGGTGATCCTCGGGTGGCACTCCGTGAAGAACCGGTTCGACTTCGAGAATTACGACTTTCGCCTTTCCCCCGACGCCCGGCGGTACGAGCCGGGAAGCATGAACACGGTCGGCCTGTCGGCGTTCAACGCCTCGCTCGAGCTGCTGCTGTCGCTCGGGGTGGACCGGATCTGGGAACGCGTGCGCCGTCTCACGGAGCGGGTCCGTGAACGGGCGGCGGAGGAGGGGTGCAAGCTGGTTTCTCCCGACCACCCCGAGGAGCGGTCGGGGATCGTCACGTTCCGCGTTCCGGAGGCGGACAACGCCGCCCTCTGGAGGGCCCTCCTGAACCGGAAGGCGGTCTGCTCCCACCGGGCGGGCGGGATCCGCGTCTCTCCCCACTTTTACAACACCCCGGAGGAGATCGACCGTTTCTTCGCGATCCTGCGCGAGGAACGCTCCCGCTCGTAG
- a CDS encoding HesA/MoeB/ThiF family protein, which translates to MVWSGENTLRYSRNILVEEVGEAGQERLFASSVLVVGAGGLGSPALLYLAAAGIGRIGVIDDDRVDITNFNRQVIHRSDAVGQWKTGSAAATLRAFRTDLTVDEYPVALTAANAAALFRKYDAVVDGSDNFPTKYLCNDAAVVTGRPLVHAGVLRFGGQMLTVVPGAGPCLRCVIPRIPSRKDSPGCAEAGIVGAAAGVVGAWQAMEAIKLLSGAAPSPGGKLLTIDTLSNEVSCLAVVRDRSCPACGEHPRITEPLSDAEYDPERSCAV; encoded by the coding sequence ATGGTTTGGTCAGGCGAAAACACGCTGCGGTACAGCCGGAACATCCTCGTCGAGGAAGTGGGGGAGGCCGGGCAGGAGCGGCTCTTCGCGTCGTCCGTGCTCGTCGTGGGCGCCGGGGGGCTGGGGTCCCCCGCCCTTCTCTATCTCGCCGCCGCGGGGATCGGGCGGATCGGGGTGATCGACGACGACCGGGTGGACATCACCAACTTCAACCGCCAGGTGATCCATCGGTCCGACGCCGTGGGGCAGTGGAAGACCGGCTCCGCGGCCGCGACGCTCCGGGCGTTCCGGACGGACCTGACGGTCGACGAGTACCCGGTGGCGCTCACCGCGGCGAACGCCGCCGCGCTGTTCCGGAAGTACGACGCCGTCGTGGACGGCAGCGACAACTTCCCGACGAAGTACCTGTGCAACGACGCGGCGGTGGTGACCGGCCGACCGCTCGTGCACGCCGGGGTCCTGCGGTTCGGCGGCCAGATGCTCACGGTCGTCCCCGGCGCGGGACCTTGCCTGCGGTGCGTGATCCCCCGGATTCCCTCGCGGAAGGACTCCCCCGGGTGCGCCGAGGCCGGTATCGTCGGCGCGGCCGCGGGCGTCGTCGGCGCGTGGCAGGCGATGGAGGCGATCAAGCTGCTCTCGGGAGCCGCACCGTCGCCCGGGGGAAAATTGCTGACCATCGACACGCTTTCGAACGAGGTGTCGTGCCTCGCGGTCGTCCGGGACCGGTCGTGCCCCGCGTGCGGGGAACATCCCCGGATCACGGAGCCGCTGTCGGACGCCGAATACGATCCCGAACGGAGTTGCGCCGTATGA
- a CDS encoding 7-cyano-7-deazaguanine synthase produces MNLPVPLHSPRKAVVLLSGGLDSTLAARIVRDQGIELHAIHFTSPFCTCSHKGPGGGNGCRSAAQEVAVGMGIPIRTVSKGEEYLEIVKRPRHGRGSAMNPCIDCRIFTLRKAKAFMEEIGASFLVTGEVVGQRPMSQRDDALRGIEKHSGCAGIILRPLSARHLPPTLPEREGWVDREMFLAITGRSRKEQIRLAKEYRIGDYPCPAGGCMLTDRTFSLKVRDLLDHHPSFGMHEVLLLKAGRHFRVRGMKAIVAKSEEENRRLEALCRGKDTVYVAHSHPGPSVTLLGGSEAERLDLLSRIFTRYGKAGSVGPYEIREISPGGERLVTVPHNPDFEEVGRGLLC; encoded by the coding sequence ATGAACCTCCCCGTCCCCCTCCATTCTCCACGGAAGGCGGTCGTACTCCTCTCGGGGGGGCTCGACAGCACCCTGGCGGCCCGTATCGTCCGGGACCAGGGGATCGAGCTTCACGCGATCCATTTCACCTCGCCGTTCTGCACCTGCTCCCACAAGGGCCCGGGGGGCGGGAACGGGTGCCGCTCGGCGGCGCAGGAGGTCGCGGTGGGGATGGGAATCCCGATCCGGACCGTTTCGAAGGGCGAGGAGTACCTCGAGATCGTCAAGCGCCCCCGGCACGGCCGGGGATCGGCGATGAACCCGTGCATCGACTGCCGGATCTTCACCTTGCGGAAGGCGAAGGCGTTCATGGAGGAGATCGGTGCCTCCTTCCTGGTCACCGGGGAGGTCGTCGGGCAGCGGCCGATGTCCCAGCGGGACGACGCGTTGCGCGGCATCGAAAAGCACAGCGGATGCGCGGGGATCATCCTGCGCCCCCTCTCCGCACGCCACCTCCCCCCCACGCTGCCGGAGCGGGAAGGCTGGGTGGACCGGGAGATGTTCCTGGCGATCACGGGGCGCTCCCGCAAGGAGCAGATCCGGCTCGCGAAGGAGTACCGGATCGGCGACTATCCTTGCCCGGCGGGGGGATGCATGCTGACCGACCGGACCTTCTCCCTCAAGGTGCGGGATCTCCTCGACCATCACCCTTCCTTCGGGATGCACGAAGTCCTCCTCCTGAAGGCGGGCCGCCACTTCCGCGTTCGGGGGATGAAGGCGATCGTGGCGAAAAGCGAGGAGGAGAACCGCAGGCTCGAGGCCCTCTGCCGGGGAAAGGACACCGTCTACGTCGCGCACAGCCACCCGGGTCCATCCGTGACGCTCCTCGGCGGAAGCGAGGCGGAGCGCCTCGATCTGCTCTCCCGGATCTTCACCCGGTACGGCAAGGCGGGATCGGTCGGCCCGTACGAGATCCGCGAAATCTCCCCCGGCGGAGAGCGACTCGTGACCGTGCCCCATAACCCGGACTTCGAGGAGGTCGGGCGTGGACTCCTCTGCTGA
- the larE gene encoding ATP-dependent sacrificial sulfur transferase LarE gives MLEVLRGMGSAVVAYSGGVDSSFLLYAAKEAMGERVLAVTATSPTYPRSEREEASRLAGAWGVAHRLVESNELEIPGFSANPPNRCYHCKKELFGILAGIAREEGYAAVCDGSNADDQHDFRPGRRAAKELSVRSPLLENGLTKPAIRRLSRSFGLPTADRGSFACLSSRFPYGATIDEASLRRVEACEDVLRGFGFRQFRVRVHDAVARIEVGTDEIPRLFEPEISGAIHARFRENGFLYVSVDIQGYRTGSMNEGLAAANRGLVAGPPEDL, from the coding sequence ATGCTCGAAGTCCTCCGCGGGATGGGGTCCGCCGTTGTCGCCTATAGCGGCGGTGTGGACAGTTCGTTCCTCCTCTACGCCGCGAAGGAGGCGATGGGAGAGCGGGTTCTGGCCGTCACCGCCACGTCCCCGACGTATCCCCGCTCCGAGCGGGAGGAGGCTTCCCGGCTCGCCGGCGCGTGGGGCGTCGCACACCGTCTCGTCGAGTCGAACGAGCTGGAGATCCCCGGGTTCTCCGCGAACCCGCCGAACCGGTGCTACCACTGCAAGAAAGAGCTGTTCGGGATCCTCGCCGGGATCGCCCGGGAAGAGGGGTACGCGGCCGTGTGCGACGGATCCAACGCCGACGACCAGCACGACTTCCGACCGGGGCGCCGGGCCGCGAAGGAACTCTCCGTCCGGAGCCCTCTCCTCGAGAACGGACTGACCAAGCCGGCGATCCGCCGCCTGAGCCGAAGCTTCGGTCTCCCCACGGCGGACCGCGGTTCGTTCGCGTGCCTCTCCTCGCGCTTTCCGTACGGAGCGACGATCGACGAGGCGTCGCTGCGACGCGTGGAGGCGTGCGAGGACGTTCTGCGGGGGTTCGGATTCCGCCAGTTCCGGGTGCGCGTGCACGACGCGGTTGCGCGCATCGAAGTGGGGACGGACGAGATCCCGCGCCTCTTCGAGCCGGAGATCTCCGGGGCGATCCACGCGCGGTTCCGGGAGAACGGCTTTCTCTACGTCTCCGTGGACATCCAGGGGTACCGGACCGGTTCGATGAACGAGGGGCTGGCGGCGGCGAACCGGGGCCTCGTCGCAGGGCCGCCCGAAGACCTGTAA